The Moorena producens PAL-8-15-08-1 genomic interval CAACTGCTACATCTGCCACACGACCCCGAATAATGGCAGTACATAAACCCGCCCCAATGGTTTCGTAGGCAGTAAGCTGTACATTGGCAGCTTTGAGCATGGCATCGGAGGCACCAACCATTGCTGGCAATCCCCTGGTTTCTAAAAGACCTAGGGCATGATTACTGACCCGGCTACGATGATTTTGGTTAACTTGATCGAGTAGGTGAACACCAATGGGAAATATCACTTCCAGGTTGGGAAGTGGTCGCGCAATGATTGTCGAAGACAGCAACTCACCCTCTCGTTGAGCATAATCCTTACCCGATTCGACAGCAATTCTGACCTCAGCGATCGCTCCCCGCACAATGGCAGTGCAGTGACCACTACCAGTTTTTTCATAACCCACAAGGGTAACTTCTGCTGACTTGAGCATGGCGTCAGCAGTACTAACAATTACTGGAAAACTTAGAGTAGAGACTAAACCTAGGGAGGCTTGGTTAAACCGTTTTCTCTTTGTCAAGGGATCGTCAGGGACAAGCCCAGGTTTGTATAACTCCATCAGACAGAAGACCTCTCTTTGGTTGTCGGCTGTTAATTATTGGCTTATATCAAGTTTAGAAAGTTAAGTGTTCAGCAGAAACCTAAAAAGGTCAATCAAGAAGCAGCTCATGCCATTGGACTAGATGATTGGCATGGGTTTTGTCTGGGAGTAGTGTGCCGACCACCGGTATGATCTAGCATTTCTCAAATCGGTCAGGTAGACAGTTGCAGGGTTAATGGGAGTCGGGAGTCGGGAGCGGTGCGACCCGTGGCGAATTTAATTCGCCTACGGAAAGCGCACCGAGGGAGTCGGGAAGTCAGAAAAGGGATCCCCCCTAACCCCCCTTAATAAGGGGGGAACTTAATAAGGGGGGAACGGAAGTGGGAAAAAATCCTGTTTACCTCATTACTACGAAAACTGCTATAACTATAATTTATAACTACAATTAATTATACTAATAAAACTGTAGGCGAAACCGCTAGGACAACTAACTATAGAGCGTCACATTGAGGCATATGGGGTGGCTGTTGGCTTGAGACTCCCAACTTGTGTCGTTCTAGCTATCCCAAGGGCGTTCCTTCTGGTGATCAAACTTCTGACAATCGCCTTTCGAGTCCTTTTTTCTATACCAGTAGGAAATTTAGATTAAATCACATAGAATTAAACCCTTGTTTATTTGATAGCGCTTATCCTAGTAATAAGGTAAACATATTTTTTTTCGGTTACCTTTTACCTATTACCTAAACTCAAAAAGTAACCTCACCCTTACCTAGTTGATAACTACTATATCAATACCCGTTGATGGAGCCGTCACCATGAGTAGTCTATCTAAACTTCAAAGCCGAAAACTTGGATTAATCGAATTAATCTCAATGGGGTTTGATGTTTATATGAAAAACTTGAAGCCTATCCTACTGTTGTTTTGTACAATCTATTTACCTTTGCTGATAATTTTGTCAGTTTTCAACCCGGAAAATACCAATAATACTTAAGGATTGTTTCTGGCTTTTTTTGTAGTTGTTTCTATTGTTATAGGTTTAGCAAGTTTGACTATTACATAGCCCTATCGCTGATTACAGAAAATTATATTCATGGAAGACATACCACTTATCAGACTATAGTCCAAAAAATAGTTTCGAGTTTCATTCCTCTAGTTGGGCTAGCTTTGATATTTAGTATTAACTATTTGTTACGATTTCTGCTACTTATAATCCCAGGGATAGTTTATGCGGTAAATAATCAATACTATGGGCTGGCTTTTATTCTCCGAGACCAAAGGGGAAAAGAGGCTTTCAATTACAGTCGCTCTAGCGATGCATCGCTACTAGATCGGTGCTTTTGAATAAAATAAGCTGTTCGCGCACGCGTGAGCTTTTAGCTGACGGCTGACCGCTGACGGCTGAATGCTTACCTTAAAACCAAGTTCTGTATTCATCTAAATAACCGTCGTAGTACAATTCTTCTTCTTCAAGGCAATCTGGAGTATCGACAGTCGTCTCTTGTGTTAAGTCTATTCCGTGGTATTCTTCCTCTAGTTTTTTCATCTCTTCAAACAGACCTTGTTTCTTCAGCTTAGCTCTTTCTGCAACAAATTTGTTCCATTTCTTACACTTTTTCCTAGCTCGTTCTCCTGGGACGTTTTTACAGTTTACCGGCCTATAGTCGCTAGGTTCATAAAACTTATGTCCCCCAGGATGTTTTTTCTTTTTTTTCTTACTCATATTAGTGGATTTTACTTTTTATGGACTTCTAGAAATTTTGGCCGAAAGTCAATTGAGTAAGATTTTATCCCAGATTGTTATAACTCACTAGTTAATCTCTGTATTATTATACCTCATAAGTAGTTACCTATAGGTAATTGCAAGGCTTGGTTTGGCAATTCTTAGCATGTCATTGGCTCTCTCCCTCAAGCACTTTACTTTTCGGCTCTTCCGTACTTGTTATGCTAAATCAACACTTTCTTGATGCAGTCGCTCATGGGGGAAACCCCCAAGACCGCGCTGCATCGCTTGGCAAAGGGAGCAGGGAGCAGGGAGCAGGGAGCAGGGGAAAGAGGCCGTATTCAGAAAATTTTGCTAGTTAAATAGCCAAATAACCCTTGTACCGTAAGCTTTATGAGTTTTTTTAACTGTCGGTTTAGCATAAAAGGTACTGAAGAACCTACTTTTCTAAGGGTAAAGTCAAGGGCGATCGCATAAGCGCGGAAGCTGAGGCCGTAGGCCACGCGGGGCGCGTTCGAGTGACTCGCGATGCGGCTCAATCCACGCGCATCGCTTGTTCTCGATTGCTCTATGATGCTCGAATCCCTAGCTACATAGCTTCAAACTTATGTAACGGTTAAGACTTACTCCAGACTCAGCTGCTTTTATTGCCAATGAACGATGTTGCTCCGGTGGAATTCGTATTTGAAATTTACCGCTATATTTTTTCTCGGCAAGAGGTTGTGGAATAGGTTCTCCAGAGGTTTCCATGTCTTCGAGGACTTCTGCGACTAAATTACTAATGCCTTCTAAAGCAGCTACCAGAGATGTGTCAAGGTGAGATAGACTGGGAAACTCTGCACACAATCCCACAAACTCCTCATCTTCTTTTGACCATTTGATGCTATAAGTATAGTGTTGGTAATTAACTTTCATTACTATCCTCTAACTTCTCAATAGCCTGTAAAACTTGATGAACTTAATAAAGTTTAGCCTTTCCAATCTTTTCGTTTTGAATATTGACACGAGGATTTCCTTACCACCGGGTCTTATAAATAGAGGTCAAGATGATACAAACACCTGCCAGTCCAGAAACCGAAACTCTATTGATTGAGTTGCCTAAGACAATCGGGTTGTACGTCACCCAGGAACAGTTTGCAGCCCTTGCCGCAGCCAACCGCGACTTGAGACTGGAAAGAACGGCACTTGGAGAGTTAATTGTGAACCCACCAACAGGCTGGAAAACTGGAAAGCTAAATTGGAGTATTTCTGGAGAGTTGTATTTTTGGTGGCGTAATGCAGGGGAACCGGGTAAAGCCTTTGACTCTTCTACTGGCTTCATTTTACCTAATAGTGCCACTCGTTCTCCCGATGCCTGTTGGGTGAGCGGAGAACGTTGGCAGGCACTTACTCCAGAACAAAAAGGAACCTTTGCTAATATCTGCCCGGATTTTGTGGTTGAGTTACGGTCTAGCTCAGATCGGGTTCAGTCTCTAGAAGCTAAAATGACGGAGTATATCGACAATGGCGCGAGACTGGGCTGGTTAATCGATCCACAGCAGCGACTGGTGGAAATTTATCGACCGGGTTTGGCGGTGGAAGTGTTGGAGAATCCAACTGAGTTGTCCGGTGAAGAGGTGTTACCGGGTTTTGTGTTGGATTTGGGTCGAGTGTGGGATTGAAAAGACTTCGCGGCAGTTGTCGGGAACAGGGAACAGCGGATCTGGGAACAGTGGACAAGAATTGACGTAAACACTATCAGAAAAATGCTTTTGCAAGAGGCCTAAAACTAAAATGCGATCGCATAAGCGCGGAAGCTGAGGCCGTAGGCCAATCGCACTATAGCACTTCTATTTGAGTCGTAAACAGAATCTCTTCGGGAAAGGCAAGAGGCAACAGACAACAGGCAATAGATAATCAAGTAACGATACAGTGCTTTTTACAATTAATTATGAAACGCACTATCATCTTCAAACTCAATTGAAAAGCGATTGCTTGTTCTCGATTGCTGTATGATGGTGCTATAGGAGAGATGCGGAACCTTCCCACGGAATTATTTGGTGAGAATGTATTGCCTGGATTTAGGTTACGTTTATCCCGGTATTTGTAGGGCGACAGGAATATAGGTTTTGCTCATTGAGCCTCAGCTTCCTTTAGCTTCAAAAATGCCCTAGCTTTGGCGATTCTGACAATATGCTCTAAATATTGATAATGTTGCCAGAGCTGTTCCTCGGCTGGAGTCAAACCCACTGTCCGATTTTTCTCTTTGAGGATAGATAGCTGAGATTGTAAGGCTTCTGAGGGGCGTAGAGCAATAATAGCTGATTCTGTAGGGAGGCTTGCCAAAAATTCCAAGACTTCAGCCATACCGGAAAAACCTTCTTGAGGAATAGCATTAAATTCTCGCAATCCTAAGGCTAGGATTTCAGGTAGCTGATCACAAAAGGGTTGAAGCTGAGTGACTACTTCATCAGGTAGATCAAAGGTAACTTCCATTAGCTTTTCTTTCTAGGATTGTTATGGCGTTACATCCATTTTAGTGATTTAATTAGGAGAAGAAGTCAGCAAAAAAGCGATCGCCTTTCACAAACAGCAGAAGCGATCACTTGTATTTTGCCTCAAGATAATCGATGTAGGACTCTTTGGAATCCTCTGGAGTTAGCTCAACCACACCAAGTAGGCTTTGAGTCCAATTATCAAGACCAGTCATTGGTGTTGAACTTGAGCTATAAGACTTAGATAACAGGGTTTCTTGATGAATGCTTCCCCCACCTGCGTTCTCGTGGTGGGGGTGTCCGTCTTAATTACAAGGTTTTATCCCTCGCGACAGGCGGCATTCTCGCCGAATAGCCAGGACTTTTGCTGGACTATTCCCCCAAGTCGTTTCCGCTATGGGGCTTGTATTATAAACTTTTACCTAGAGTCTGACGTATATAAACCGACTACAAAGGATTTACAGGTCTGTTTTCCCTGGCGTTGAGAGGTCGTGCCTCTAGGTTGCTCAGAATCTTGTTCTGTCCTTTGCCGTACCGCTCAAGCTAAATTAACTATAACACAATTTGCCGTTCTCAGACCCCCACCTGCGTTCTCGTGGTGGGGGAATGCGTCACTCATCTTGTTCAATTGAGGCCAAAAGGGACTGGAGTGACATACTCCCACACTGAATCAAAGATTACAGTGTGGGCTTCTTACCAACACCAGGTATCCCTTCGGTTACTCGGTAAGCTTTACTTGTGACGGGATGCCCCACCGCCAAATTCAATATATTGATCGCCGCATTTACATCTCTGTCAGCTACATAACCACAATGAGGACAAGAGTGGATGCGGTCTTTTAGTTTCTTCGGTACTCTTTTCCCGCAGTTAGAACAGTTCTGGCTTGTATTTCTGGGATTTACTGCTTTTGTTACCAGTCCAGCATTTTCGGCTTTGACTGACAATATAGACAGAAATTGTCCCCATCCAGCGTCTAACACAGATTTAGCTAGTTTAGTTTTAGCTAGACCTTTAATATTTAGCTTTTCATGGGCAACTAGATCGTGATTGTCTAGTAACTCCTTGGCGGTCTTGAAATGAAAGTCTTTCCTTGTATCCGCTACTTTCTTGTGTGCCTTCCCTAGTCTGTTAACAGCCTTTTTCCTGTTAATACTCCCTTTCTTCGATCTACTGACAGATTGTTGGATTTTCTTTAGACGCTTTTGAGCTTTCCGATAGTACTGAGGGATAGGGACTTCTGAACCATCCGACTTCACCAGGAAAGACTTGAGACCCATGTCTATCCCGACAGGGTTAATTACACCATCTACTGGAATAATGTCGGGTACAGTATCATCTTGGATCGACAGCGTAACATAATACCCATCTGCTTTACGGGTTATAGTAGCTGTCTTGATCTTAAAACCTTCTGGAATGGGTCTGTGATAAATCATTTTGACTTTCCCGAATTTTGGAAGAGTCAAAATATTTCCTTGTATTGGATTTTTGGAAAGCGAAGGGAATGTAAACGATTTATATCTGTTTTTTCCCTTAAATCGAGGTCTCCCACTTTTCTTTCCGTTGCTGTCACCCTTAAGAAATCGTTTAAAGGCAAGATCAACTCTCTTTACGCAATCTTGTAAAACTTGAGATTGAACAACTCCGTACCAAGGTCTATCCTTCTTTAGTTGAGGTAGAGTCTTTTTCTGGGAAAAATAGTCGGGATTATTTCGTAAATCCGGCAAATAACAAACAAGAGGACAAGAGTTAATAGAGCAGCGATTTTGTTCATACCAGTTAAACCTGTCCGCCAGTAAGTAGTTATATTGACATCGGAGCATGTCCAGCCATCTTTCTACTTCCGTTTCTTGCGACTTAGTCAATCTTAGCCGGTATTGATAGGCTGCTCTCATTGTTGCTGTCCTCTGTTTTTCGACCTATCATTAATAGATAACACAACCAGCCAAATGGCAAGTCAAAATGAAAACTATAAAAATGACAATCCGTTTAACCGAATACGAAAAGAAAAAATTAGCACAAGAGGCAGAGAAGAGAGGAATGAACCAATCTGAGGTACTTAGAAGTTTAATAGCTCGCTTTCCCGATCCCAAGGACTCTGTGTAAAATTCATCCCACACCTATGCTACGCATCAGGATGTGGGGCTTCTTTTACCGGCCAGCTAAACGCCAGCGTACGCTTATTGGTAATTGCAATGCTTGGTTTTGCAATTCTTGCCATGTCATTGGCTTTCTTCCTCAAGAACTTCCTATTCTAATTGTAGAGTATGGGCCAATTGGAGTGATGTAATCCCTGCCTCGCACATCCCCAGGTAAAGGGCAGCTTTTAAGGCAGTCTGAATTGGCACCTGGACTAAATAATCTCCGCCTGCGACCCGGTGAGGGCTTGGGGATGTCGAGTTGGTCATCAATTCTCGAGTGCGATCGCATAAGCGCGGAAGCTGAGGCCGTAGGCCACGCTACGCGAACGCTTCATCGCGTAGCGGCTCAATGGGCGCGCATCCCTTGTTCTCGATTCCTGTATGATGGTGCTATAGGAGAGACTTGACCACTATAGCGTTTCGTGTAGGAGAGGTAAACCTAGGAAGTCTTTTTTTCTTGTCCAATAAAACTCCGGATATCTTTCCCCTCTTGCCTCTTGCCTATTGCCTTTTGCCTATTTATGATGCAATACGTGTCTTTACAACCCAGATAAAAACGCGCTTATGACTCCTTTGGCATTAAATTTAGACACCATTGAGCTGACAGACGAACAGTTCTATCAGCTATGTCAGAATAACCGCGAGTTACAGTTTGAACGAACGGCCAAGGGAGAATTAATTATCATGCCACCTGTTGGCGGTGAGAGCGGCAATCGAGAAGCAGATTTAATTATCGATTTGGGAATTTGGAATCGGCAAACTGGTCTCGGTTATACCTTCAGTTCTTCCACTGTATTTAAGTTGCCCAATGGCGCAAATCGTTCTCCTGATTGCGCTTGGATTCGAAGGGAACGTTGGGAAGCCCTTACCCCAGAACAAAGACGCAAGTTTCCCCCGATTGTACCGGATTTTGTGATTGAGTTAAGGTCAGCAACGGATGATTTGGAAATGCTGCGTTCTAAGATGGGGGAATATAGGGATGTAGGGGTAAAGTTGGGATGGTTGATTAATCCCCAACAGCAGCAAGTGGAAATTTATTGTCAAGGGCAAGAGGTAGCGGTGCGAAACCTTCCCACGGAATTATTTGGTGAGAATGTATTGCCTGGATTTAGGTTGCGTTTATCCCGGTATTTGTAGAAAGATTATTGCTTCTCGGATACGGGCAAGCCATCAACGAGAAGTATGACCTATCATCCTGCTATTTTGGTGGATACAGGCTTGTTGGTGGCTTTCTATGATTCAGCCGATCAACATCATGGTCAAGTGGTTGAGTTTTTTAGCAGTTGTACCAGTCGGTTAGTTACAACGGTAAATTGTGTTACAGAAGTGGTATGGTTGCATGGGTTTGATTGGCGAGTGCAGAATGAATTTCTGACTCATCTGGCGAATAACATCTATGAGTGTGAGTCCCTCTTACTGCAAGACTTTGCCCGTTTTGACCTGGATTACCCGATCACCATGTGATAGTACTTCTGCTTTTAGCTGCCCGGTAGAAGAAGCCCCACGTCCGAACTGAAAGTCGGCGTGGGATGAATTCTACACAGAGTCTTTCGGTAAAGGGAAGCGAGCTATCAAGCTTCTAAGTAACTCAGAATAAGTCATTCCTCTCCTGTCTGCCTCTTATTGTAATTGTCTTTTTTCAAATTCAGTAACTCTGACTACTAGTTTTTGATTTTTAATTTTATGGATTTACACCTGTCACTACATTTGCTATCCTAATAATAGGTCGAAAAACAAAAGGTTGCAACAATGAGAGCAGCATATCAATACCGATTAAGATTAACCAAATCACAGGAGGCGGAGGTAGAAAGATGGTTGGATATGCTCCGACATCAGTACAACTACTTACTTGCTGACCGATTCAACTGGTATGAACATAATCGCTGCTCCATTAATTCTTGTCCTCTTGTTTGTCATTTGCCGGACTTACGGAACAATCCTGACTATTTTTCTCAGAAGAAAACTCTTCCTAAACTAAAGAAAGATAGACCATGGTATGGCGTAGTACAATCCCAAGTGCTTCAGGACTGCGTTAAAAGAGTTGACTTAGCTTTCAAGAGGTTCTTAAAAGGTGACAGTAAAGGTAGAAAGAGTGGAAGACCTAGGTTTAAGAGTAAAAACAGGTACAAGTCCTTCACCTTCCCTTCTTTGTCTAAGAGTCCTATAAATGGCAATATCTTGACTCTTCCTAAATTTGGGAAAGTCAAAATGATTTATCATCGACCTATTCCAGAAGGCTTTAAAGTCAAGACAGCAACTATAACTCGGAAGGCTGACGGGTACTACGTCACGCTATCCATTCAAGATGACACTGTCCCGGACGTCATCCCAGTCAACAGTGTTAAAAATCCCATCGGGATAGACATGGGTCTAAAGTCTTTTCTGGTAAAGTCTGATGGATCTGAAGTACCGATTCCTCAATATTATCGAAAGGCTCAAAAGCGGTTGAAAAAGATCCAAAAAGCTGTTAGCCGCTCCAAAAAAGGTAGTAACAACAGAAAAAAGGCTGTCACTAAACTAGGGAAAGCACACAAGAAAGTAGCTGACACCCGAAAAGATTTTCACTTTAAGACCGCTAGGAGTTTACTAATCAATCACGACTTGGTTGCTCATGAGAAACTGAACATCAAAGGTTTAGCTAGGACTAAACTAGCTAAATCCTTGCTAGACGCTGGATGGGGTCAATTTCTGTGTATATTATCAAGCAAAGCCGTTCGCGTAGCGTGGCCTACGGCCTTAAATGCTGGCTTGGTCACAGTTGCAGTAAATCCCCGAAACACCAGTCAAAATTGCTCCAATTGTGGAACAAAAGTTCCCAAGAAATTAAAAGACCGCATCCATTCCTGTCCTTCCTGCGGTTATACCGAGGATCGTGATGTAAATGCGGCGATCAATATATTGAAGTTGGCGGTGGGGCATCCCGTCGGAAATAAAGCTTACCGAGTATCCGAACCAGTAGGTGGAGTTGGTAAGAAGCCCACACTGTAATCTACGATTCAGTGTGGGAGTATGTCACTCTCTTAATCTCATAAAACTCATGTAAAAATTCATGTAAAAACTCATGTAAAAATTCATGTAAAAACTCATCTCTAGAGTTTTTATATAGGTTGTAAACAAAAATATTGCTCAAAAAGTCAAGATGCAATCGACAAAACGCAATAGGGGAAAGAGATTCAAAGTTTTATTGTCCAATCCAAAAAGACCCTATACGTTTACATCTCAAATAGAAACCCTATATAAAGTGGAAAGTCGGGAGTCAACAGAAGCGGTAAATGGCGAGAATTATCCCTATCTACCCATTTTCCGCTTCTAAAAATCTGACTAAATCGCGTTTATACAAACAAAATCAATGGCTGTGAAGCGCAAAAACCACTAGTTTGCCTATTATCTGCTATTATCTGCTATTATCTGCTATTATCACACTCCCCTGTCAGGGATTCCCAGTAAGACAACTAGTTAACAATATTTAATAGTCACCTGGAAATTATATATGGTAAGCTCACTTAGGGTCAGGATAATAAATCAAAGGAGGAAATTTTGCCTTGAATGCCTGCCATATCGTTAAGCTCCCTACTCGCAAGAAACGGGAAATATGCCCGTTCCACCGAGAGGAGTAACATTATCCCTTTAATCGACTGGTAGCTGACCAGCCTTAGTTATTTGAACTAGCTGATCGCTAAGAGTTGAAATTCTTAAATCTTGGTGCATTTCCGGATTTAAGGAGTCGCGCAAAAATAAATTACCTATTACAGGTTAATTTCGACAAAGATTTTATAACGCCATTCCTTAATTAGCAAGAGTTACACCTCTCAATTAGTATGCATAAATGGGAGAGTTATTACTGCGCGAATCCTAATTGGAATTAAACTAATACAGTAGTAAAGCTGCTAAATCAAGGGTAAATCTCTAGTCGTAAATAAATAGTTATGGGTATTATTGAGCCCCACCAAGACTCATTCCCAAGACTAGGTATTGTATGAAATTACTAGTTATTAATAGTTGTTTTCTATGGTTAACTGCTGGTTAACTGGGGTGCCATTGCCCAGTGTTCAGCTCTAAAATTGGTGGCTCATTTAGAGGATATCTGAAAAGTTTTTTGATACTGAATTTTGCCCCCCTAGCCCCCCAATTCTGGGGGGAACAAGAATCAATTTGCGGCTAAAAGTCCCCCGAGCGAGGGATTGCTCGCTCGGGGGACCAACGGGGGCTTTGATGTAGCAAATGAGACTTCTCAGACAACCTCTTAGGGTAAACCCATATAATTGGCTGATTCCTATATACCTATAGTGTTTTTTAAATTCAATAAACACTATAGCTTTTAGTTCCCAAAAGGGGACGGTAAGACTGCCATCGCTCGTTTCGGTGTGTCACGTTTGCTCGAGCACTTAAAAGGTGCTTGTTGATCAATTTCGGTGACATTTTAAATGAACCTCGATACTATCCTGGAAATTGTTGACCGTCAACTAACAGAGAACCAAAATCGACCCCTGACTTCCACGGAAGTTATGATGCTGCGTGGGGTTTGGCAGTATAGAACTTATAACCAAATTGCCCTCAAAGCAGATTATAGTCCAGGGTACCTTTCTAATGTCGTTGCTCCAGATTTGTATCAGCGACTTTCGGAGGTGATTGGCCAGCGGGTAAGCAAGAAAAACTGTCGGGTGCTGCTGGAGTCTTATGCCACCGCCCAAGCAGACCAAGAGACAAAACCTTTGACGCAAGATCTGGTCAAGCAATATCTGGCGGAAAATCCCGCCAATGAAACCCATGAGATACTACCAAGCTACCCTAGTGGCTCAGTCCCTCTCGACTCTCCGTTTTACCTAGAACGCTCTTCCCTTGAGGAGCAAGTTTATCAAGAAATCAAGAAACCGGGAGCGTTAATCAGGATTAAAGCTCCCAGAGAAATGGGCAAAACTTCACTGCTGCTCAGGATTCTTGACCATGGCAACCGCCTGGGCTACCATACTGTCAGCTTGAACCTAGAGCAAGTCGAGCAGGGAATTTTGAGCAATTTGAATCAATTTTTGCGCTGGCTGTGTGCCAACATTGCTCACCAGCTTCAGCGTAAACCGATGCTAGATGAGTATTGGGATGAAG includes:
- a CDS encoding Uma2 family endonuclease, with protein sequence MTPLALNLDTIELTDEQFYQLCQNNRELQFERTAKGELIIMPPVGGESGNREADLIIDLGIWNRQTGLGYTFSSSTVFKLPNGANRSPDCAWIRRERWEALTPEQRRKFPPIVPDFVIELRSATDDLEMLRSKMGEYRDVGVKLGWLINPQQQQVEIYCQGQEVAVRNLPTELFGENVLPGFRLRLSRYL
- a CDS encoding plasmid mobilization protein → MKTIKMTIRLTEYEKKKLAQEAEKRGMNQSEVLRSLIARFPDPKDSV
- a CDS encoding RNA-guided endonuclease InsQ/TnpB family protein, coding for MRAAYQYRLRLTKSQETEVERWLDMLRCQYNYLLADRFNWYEQNRCSINSCPLVCYLPDLRNNPDYFSQKKTLPQLKKDRPWYGVVQSQVLQDCVKRVDLAFKRFLKGDSNGKKSGRPRFKGKNRYKSFTFPSLSKNPIQGNILTLPKFGKVKMIYHRPIPEGFKIKTATITRKADGYYVTLSIQDDTVPDIIPVDGVINPVGIDMGLKSFLVKSDGSEVPIPQYYRKAQKRLKKIQQSVSRSKKGSINRKKAVNRLGKAHKKVADTRKDFHFKTAKELLDNHDLVAHEKLNIKGLAKTKLAKSVLDAGWGQFLSILSVKAENAGLVTKAVNPRNTSQNCSNCGKRVPKKLKDRIHSCPHCGYVADRDVNAAINILNLAVGHPVTSKAYRVTEGIPGVGKKPTL
- a CDS encoding BMC domain-containing protein encodes the protein MELYKPGLVPDDPLTKRKRFNQASLGLVSTLSFPVIVSTADAMLKSAEVTLVGYEKTGSGHCTAIVRGAIAEVRIAVESGKDYAQREGELLSSTIIARPLPNLEVIFPIGVHLLDQVNQNHRSRVSNHALGLLETRGLPAMVGASDAMLKAANVQLTAYETIGAGLCTAIIRGRVADVAVALQVGMAEAQRIGELTAVTVIPRPLEDLEKSLPVASCLIEEQPQPLRIPVNVKEAEKELVELPDLRNLPIRTKDS
- a CDS encoding type II toxin-antitoxin system HicB family antitoxin, whose amino-acid sequence is MKVNYQHYTYSIKWSKEDEEFVGLCAEFPSLSHLDTSLVAALEGISNLVAEVLEDMETSGEPIPQPLAEKKYSGKFQIRIPPEQHRSLAIKAAESGVSLNRYISLKLCS
- a CDS encoding Uma2 family endonuclease, which gives rise to MIQTPASPETETLLIELPKTIGLYVTQEQFAALAAANRDLRLERTALGELIVNPPTGWKTGKLNWSISGELYFWWRNAGEPGKAFDSSTGFILPNSATRSPDACWVSGERWQALTPEQKGTFANICPDFVVELRSSSDRVQSLEAKMTEYIDNGARLGWLIDPQQRLVEIYRPGLAVEVLENPTELSGEEVLPGFVLDLGRVWD
- a CDS encoding RNA-guided endonuclease InsQ/TnpB family protein, with amino-acid sequence MRAAYQYRLRLTKSQEAEVERWLDMLRHQYNYLLADRFNWYEHNRCSINSCPLVCHLPDLRNNPDYFSQKKTLPKLKKDRPWYGVVQSQVLQDCVKRVDLAFKRFLKGDSKGRKSGRPRFKSKNRYKSFTFPSLSKSPINGNILTLPKFGKVKMIYHRPIPEGFKVKTATITRKADGYYVTLSIQDDTVPDVIPVNSVKNPIGIDMGLKSFLVKSDGSEVPIPQYYRKAQKRLKKIQKAVSRSKKGSNNRKKAVTKLGKAHKKVADTRKDFHFKTARSLLINHDLVAHEKLNIKGLARTKLAKSLLDAGWGQFLCILSSKAVRVAWPTALNAGLVTVAVNPRNTSQNCSNCGTKVPKKLKDRIHSCPSCGYTEDRDVNAAINILKLAVGHPVGNKAYRVSEPVGGVGKKPTL